In Paenibacillus guangzhouensis, a single window of DNA contains:
- a CDS encoding L-lactate MFS transporter yields the protein MQSPKVNRWLIVLGTIIVQMGLGTIYTWSLFNQPLEEKFGWGLSSISMTFSITSFALAFATLFAGKIQERIGLRRLILFSGIVLGLGLMVSSMASSLWMIYLFMGVVVGFADGTAYITSLSNLIKWFPNHKGLVSGISVGAFGTGSLLFKYVNASLIPSVGVSQTFLYWGVIAMVMIAAGSFLLREAVVVTDAAQQNAKKTMQRDYTVREMLRTKEAYLLFVIFFTACMSGLYLIGIVKDIGVKLAGLDVATAANAVAMVAIFNTMGRIILGALSDRVGRMKVVTGAIFATAVSVLVLNYVQLNELIFFACVSVIAFCFGGNITVFPAIVADFFGLKNQSKNYGIIYQGFGLGALTGSFLSALLGGFHVTFVVIAALSAVSLLIAMFITPPGEGRLRKKEKAVVLRQRQAS from the coding sequence ATGCAATCACCAAAGGTTAATCGTTGGCTGATCGTATTAGGTACAATTATCGTTCAGATGGGACTAGGAACGATCTATACATGGAGTCTGTTCAACCAACCGTTAGAGGAGAAATTCGGCTGGGGGCTTAGTTCCATTTCGATGACGTTCTCGATAACGAGCTTCGCACTCGCCTTCGCCACCTTGTTCGCCGGCAAAATCCAAGAACGGATCGGCCTTCGGCGCCTCATTCTTTTTTCAGGAATCGTGTTAGGGCTTGGATTGATGGTGAGCTCGATGGCTTCATCGCTCTGGATGATCTATCTGTTCATGGGCGTCGTGGTAGGCTTCGCTGACGGTACGGCCTATATTACGTCGCTATCGAATTTAATCAAGTGGTTCCCGAATCATAAAGGGCTCGTGTCCGGGATTTCGGTCGGGGCGTTTGGGACAGGCAGCTTGCTCTTCAAATATGTTAATGCGAGCTTGATTCCATCCGTGGGCGTATCGCAGACGTTCTTATACTGGGGCGTGATTGCGATGGTGATGATTGCAGCCGGTTCCTTCCTGCTTCGTGAAGCTGTTGTAGTGACGGATGCTGCACAGCAGAATGCGAAGAAAACAATGCAGCGCGACTATACTGTTCGGGAAATGCTGCGTACCAAAGAAGCGTATCTCCTGTTCGTTATCTTCTTCACGGCTTGTATGAGTGGCTTGTATTTGATCGGAATTGTAAAAGACATCGGCGTGAAGCTGGCAGGGCTCGACGTGGCTACGGCTGCCAATGCCGTCGCGATGGTCGCGATCTTCAATACGATGGGCCGGATCATCCTTGGCGCATTGTCAGACCGGGTCGGACGGATGAAAGTGGTCACAGGAGCGATCTTCGCGACAGCCGTATCCGTTCTTGTATTAAACTACGTTCAATTAAACGAACTTATCTTCTTCGCTTGCGTGTCCGTGATCGCTTTCTGCTTCGGCGGCAACATTACAGTGTTCCCCGCGATTGTGGCTGATTTCTTCGGATTGAAGAATCAGAGCAAGAACTACGGCATCATCTATCAAGGCTTCGGACTTGGCGCGTTAACGGGTTCGTTCCTGTCGGCGCTGCTCGGCGGATTCCATGTTACGTTCGTCGTCATTGCCGCATTGAGTGCCGTATCGCTGCTGATCGCGATGTTCATTACGCCTCCGGGCGAGGGACGGTTACGGAAGAAAGAGAAGGCTGTTGTGCTGCGGCAGCGGCAGGCCAGTTAA
- a CDS encoding LytR/AlgR family response regulator transcription factor, whose protein sequence is MRAIIVEDEELAREELEYLITEHSQIDIVGQFDDGLDVLKYLQEHEVDAIFLDINIPSLDGMLLANNISKFARKPFIVFTTAYKEHAAQAFELEAFDYILKPYDERRIAAMLQKLEAAYTRSGETTGSRPAVAPSKRINLLKNDNIIVTDSGEIYYAEAQEKVTQVYTKSGQYTMPMSISEFHAMLPQDQFFRSHRSFTVNLKQIHEIVPWFNNTYLLRLRDCEKEIPVSRSKVKEFRQLMHL, encoded by the coding sequence ATGAGAGCGATCATCGTAGAAGACGAAGAGCTGGCTAGGGAAGAACTAGAATATTTAATTACAGAGCACAGCCAGATCGACATTGTGGGACAGTTCGACGACGGACTCGACGTCTTGAAGTACCTGCAGGAGCACGAGGTGGATGCAATCTTCCTCGACATTAATATCCCATCCCTAGATGGGATGCTGCTCGCGAACAATATTAGCAAATTCGCACGCAAACCGTTCATTGTCTTCACGACGGCGTACAAAGAGCATGCGGCGCAGGCTTTCGAATTGGAAGCCTTCGATTATATTCTGAAGCCTTACGATGAACGGCGGATCGCGGCCATGCTGCAGAAGCTGGAGGCGGCATATACGAGAAGCGGTGAGACAACTGGATCGCGTCCGGCGGTGGCGCCTAGCAAGCGCATCAACCTGCTGAAGAACGACAACATTATCGTGACGGACTCCGGGGAGATTTATTATGCGGAAGCACAGGAGAAGGTGACGCAGGTCTATACGAAGAGCGGGCAATACACGATGCCGATGAGCATCTCGGAGTTCCATGCGATGCTGCCGCAGGATCAGTTTTTTCGCAGCCACCGATCTTTTACCGTAAATCTGAAGCAAATTCATGAGATCGTCCCGTGGTTCAACAATACGTACCTGCTGCGCCTGCGCGATTGCGAGAAGGAAATTCCGGTCAGCCGCAGCAAAGTGAAGGAATTCAGGCAGCTCATGCACCTCTAA
- a CDS encoding sensor histidine kinase: MLLQLFERAALLLIILFFMIRISSVRHVLQKDTQSPREYAVITLVFCLFAIFGTYSGIDVEGSLVNVRIIVIMSGGILFGPWVGIIVGFVSGIHRYLIDIGGVTSIPCLITSIIAGFVASYIHLQVSKQWRWLAGIIAGMICEALTMLLIILYANPPELGLDIASKIALPMIVGQVNVGLMILLIQSVESEKENIAARQAKLALDIANKTLPYFRSVNPESLHTICGIIREDIQADAVAITDLRNVLAYVGFGEDRYSIHHEIMTDLTKEVIRTGEFKMSNHAIHETMPGIQSLLIIPLKERDEVTGTLKIYYRKAYKITYSLQTMAVGLSQIISTLMEVSRVGEMKEMANKAELKALQTTIQPHFLFNALNAIGSSIRTKPDRARELIVNLSGYMRYNLELTDEQIDIHKELEQVRNYVEIEKARFGNRLTVDYDVDEVVVQIPSLVIQPLVENAIIHGILKDKGPGTVTISVKDLGTAVRIGVQDTGVGIDEAVIENVMEERIAAHHIGLFNVHRRVRLLYGHGLTIRRLAKGTDIFFDIPKEAS, translated from the coding sequence ATGCTGTTGCAATTATTTGAACGTGCGGCCTTATTGCTCATTATTTTATTTTTCATGATTCGAATCTCCAGTGTGAGACATGTACTGCAGAAGGACACGCAATCCCCGCGCGAGTATGCCGTGATTACGCTGGTCTTCTGTTTGTTTGCGATTTTCGGGACGTATTCCGGGATTGATGTGGAAGGCTCCCTCGTGAATGTTCGTATCATTGTCATCATGTCCGGGGGGATTCTGTTCGGCCCATGGGTAGGGATTATCGTCGGGTTCGTATCTGGAATTCATCGGTATCTCATTGATATTGGCGGTGTGACCTCCATTCCTTGCCTCATTACGAGTATTATTGCCGGATTCGTCGCGAGCTATATTCATCTGCAGGTGTCCAAGCAATGGCGCTGGCTCGCAGGAATTATCGCCGGAATGATCTGTGAAGCGCTGACGATGCTGCTCATCATTCTTTATGCGAATCCGCCTGAGCTAGGGCTGGATATTGCATCGAAGATCGCACTTCCGATGATCGTGGGACAAGTCAATGTTGGACTTATGATTCTCTTAATTCAGAGTGTTGAATCCGAGAAAGAGAATATCGCCGCCCGTCAGGCCAAGCTGGCACTCGATATCGCGAACAAGACGCTGCCGTATTTTCGCTCGGTGAATCCGGAGTCACTCCATACGATTTGCGGGATCATTCGTGAAGATATTCAAGCAGATGCCGTGGCCATCACGGATTTGCGAAATGTACTTGCGTATGTAGGGTTCGGCGAAGACCGTTATTCTATTCATCATGAGATCATGACGGACCTGACGAAGGAAGTGATCCGAACCGGGGAGTTCAAGATGAGCAACCATGCGATTCATGAGACGATGCCGGGTATACAATCACTGTTGATCATACCTCTAAAAGAGCGTGATGAAGTGACAGGGACGTTGAAAATCTACTATCGCAAGGCTTACAAAATTACGTACTCGCTGCAGACGATGGCGGTTGGTCTCTCGCAGATTATCTCGACGTTAATGGAGGTATCCCGCGTAGGCGAGATGAAGGAGATGGCGAACAAGGCGGAGTTGAAGGCGCTCCAGACGACAATACAACCGCATTTTTTGTTTAATGCGCTTAATGCTATAGGTTCCTCTATTCGAACGAAACCCGACCGGGCGAGGGAACTCATCGTGAATCTGTCTGGGTATATGCGATACAACTTGGAGCTGACGGACGAGCAGATCGATATTCATAAGGAGCTGGAGCAGGTGCGGAATTACGTCGAAATCGAGAAGGCACGGTTCGGCAATCGGCTGACGGTTGATTATGATGTCGACGAAGTCGTGGTTCAGATTCCGAGTCTCGTCATCCAACCGCTGGTAGAGAATGCGATCATCCACGGTATACTGAAGGATAAGGGGCCGGGAACGGTGACCATTTCGGTCAAGGATCTCGGAACGGCGGTTCGGATTGGCGTGCAGGATACCGGCGTCGGAATTGATGAAGCCGTCATCGAGAATGTGATGGAAGAGCGCATTGCCGCACATCATATTGGGTTATTTAATGTGCATCGAAGGGTTCGGCTGCTCTATGGGCATGGATTGACGATACGGCGGCTTGCGAAGGGGACCGATATATTTTTTGACATACCCAAGGAGGCATCATGA